CATAGTAGTGATGCCGGCAATGGTGCCAACAAGACCCGCAAACAGCCAATGTGTGGGCACTGCTTGTGATTTTCGCCTGTCCCACCAATACATCATTACCACACTGCTTAAAATAATAATGGCCATGGCAATTTTGAACACACCTTCGTCTAAATCGTTTCCGATTAGTACACCGCACGTAATACCTACTAATATCCAAGGCAAGAATTTTATGATATGTGCCCAATTAGCATGGCGGTTGTAATAGATTACAGCAAAGATATCACCAACCACTAAAAGAGGTACCACAATACCTGTAGAGGCTTTTGCTGTAAATGCAAGGGCCATAAGAGTTACGTTAACAATTGCAATTCCTTTAATACCAGCCTTTGAGAGTCCAATAACTGTAGCGGCCGTAAACGCAAGGGCCCAAGCGGTAAGCGTAATGTCAAAAGAAGTAGATAAAAACACAGAAAGAGGTTTGGTTGTCAAACAGCAAAAGTATCCTAAAAAATAATATCTTTAAAGGCTAATCCCAAAACCAACGGCTCTTAATGGAATTATCTACTCTAGATTACAGTTTTATCACAGTTTTTTTCTCTATTGTCCTAGGTATAGGTTTTTATGTTTCTAAAAAGTCGGGAAAGAACTCTTCAGAGTTTTTTCTTTCGGGAAGAACTATGCCTTGGTGGTTGTTGGGACTCTCAATGGTAGCCACAACTTTTTCTACAGATACGCCTAATTTGGTAACAGATATTGTTAGAACCAATGGTGTTTCTGGTAACTGGGTTTGGTGGGCATTTTTAATAACAGGTCTTTTAACCGTTTTTGTCTACGCTAAACTTTGGCGAAAATCTAACGTAAATACAGATTTAGAATTTTATGAAATGCGTTATGGTGGTGCACCAGCAAGTTTTTTGAGGAAGTTTCGAGCAATTTATCTAGGAGCGCTTTTTAATATTATAACCATGGCTTCCGTAACCTTGGCGGCAATTAAAATTGGCGGTATCATGTTGGGTCTGGAACCTTGGGAAACCGTTGTGGGTGCAGGATTGATTACGGTTACTTTTAGTGCTTTAGGAGGGTTTAAAGGGGTAGTTTATACAGATTTTCTCCTGTTCTTTGTAGCTATGGCAGGTGCAATAGGCGCTGCATATTACTTGGTGAATATTCCGGAAGTAGGCGGTATTAAGTCGTTAATGGCACATGAAAATGTGATGAACAAACTTGATATTGTTCCTGATTTTAGCAATAGAAAAGCTTTGATTACACTTTTTATTATACCGCTGGCCGTTCAATGGTGGAGCTCATGGTACCCTGGTGCTGAGCCAGGAGGTGGTGGTTATATTGCACAACGTATGTTGGCTGCAAAAGATGAGAACCATGCTATTGGCGCAACATTTTTCTTTAATATAATGCATTATGCACTTAGACCATGGCCATGGATTTTAGTAGCCTTGGCATCATTGGTGGTATACCCGGATATTGCCAGTATTCAAGAGGCTTTCCCAAATATTGCAGAAGATAAATTAGGGCATGATTTGGCATATTCCGCCATGTTGACCAAATTGCCCAGCGGACTTCTAGGTGTTGTTTTGGCTTCTTTAATTGCGGCTTACATGAGTACAATTTCTACGCAATTAAACTGGGGTTCGTCCTATATAGTTTTTGATTTTTACAAGCAACAGGTAAACCCTAATGCAACGGAAAAACAAATGGTTGCTGTGGGTAGAATTTCTACGGTAGTACTAATGATTTTAAGTGCAGGTTTGGCGTTGGCACTGGAAAATGCGCTTCAGATATTTGATATATTATTGACGTTCGGTGCCGGTACGGGGCTCATTTTTATATTGAGATGGTTTTGGTGGCGAATTAACGCTTGGAGTGAAATTACGGCTATGTTCGCTTCAGGGGTTATATCCATCTTATTAAAAACAACGGCTTTAGGTTCTTTTCTTTTTGCTGAAACAACAGGAGTATTTCCTGATTGGTACGAGTATCCTTTTGTGGTTGTACTTACCTCCGCAATTTGGTTGACAGCAACATTCATGACACAACCGGAATCTAAAGAGACTCTTCGTTCTTTTTATAAACGTATTCAACCTGGTGGCCCAGGTTGGTCTAAAGTGGTTGATGACGCCAAAGCAGATGGAGAAAAAATAAAGAAAGACAATGAAAAGTGGAGTGTACCGCAAGGTATTAGCGCAATGCTTCTGGGTTGTGTGCTTATTTATACCATTATGTTCGCTACGGGATATTGGATTTACGGTAGAACCGAAGCTGCATTATTGCTTACGGGAATTGCCGTAGTCGCAGGTTTCTTACTTATACGAGCTTGGAATAAAATGAAGGAAAATATTCTATAAATACCATTAGTAAAAGGAGAAGTTGAATTATTCTGCATTTTCTAAAACAATCTGTAGAACTTCATTATCGTTGATTTCAACTATTGAAGTTGATTTAACTTCTCTTTTGTTACCATCAGCATCATAAGTGTAGGATTTGAACAAAACGGGTTCTCCATCCTCAAATACTGCTATTTGATAGATAGTACGAGGTCCTTGTTCTAATTCGGTTAGGCTATAGCCGTTAAGACTCTGGCCATATTCCTTTTCTGAACCTGTACCATGTCTTAATTTAAAGGTTACATAGTCTGCTGAAAATTCAGTTGAGTTTGCAAAAGAAATTCCTGTATCGGTAGAAATTTTTGCTTCTCCGCTCACAAGAGCTGTCTCTTCTTCATCTTTTGAACAGCTCACTGAAATTATCAGGGCTACACTGCAAAGTAGGTATACAATGCGTTTTTTCATAACTCTATTTTTTTAGGAGGATTTGGGGTCTCCTGATTTGGGACGGTGCTATTTGCTAACACCTTATGAATCAACGTCTGTTAGATCGGGTTATTGTATTAAATCGTTGTTTGGTAATCAATATTAAGAAAGGGAAAGGTTCTACAAAGGGGAGCATACCAATTAAGGAAAACGTACGTTATAAATTATCCAAACCTTAACCAAACCAACCTACACATGAGATCTTATCGTCTTCTATTAGTGGCTTTTGTCTTTTCGGTATCTTGTTCCCAAGCACAAGAAATCAA
This genomic interval from Zobellia roscoffensis contains the following:
- a CDS encoding sulfite exporter TauE/SafE family protein, whose product is MFLSTSFDITLTAWALAFTAATVIGLSKAGIKGIAIVNVTLMALAFTAKASTGIVVPLLVVGDIFAVIYYNRHANWAHIIKFLPWILVGITCGVLIGNDLDEGVFKIAMAIIILSSVVMMYWWDRRKSQAVPTHWLFAGLVGTIAGITTMIGNLGGAFSNIYFLAMRVPKNEFIGTAAWLFLIINVLKLPLHIFVWETITVETLLFDLKLIPGIILGVFLGIRLVKIIKEDFYRKMILVLTALGAIMILIR
- a CDS encoding sodium:solute symporter family protein, with protein sequence MELSTLDYSFITVFFSIVLGIGFYVSKKSGKNSSEFFLSGRTMPWWLLGLSMVATTFSTDTPNLVTDIVRTNGVSGNWVWWAFLITGLLTVFVYAKLWRKSNVNTDLEFYEMRYGGAPASFLRKFRAIYLGALFNIITMASVTLAAIKIGGIMLGLEPWETVVGAGLITVTFSALGGFKGVVYTDFLLFFVAMAGAIGAAYYLVNIPEVGGIKSLMAHENVMNKLDIVPDFSNRKALITLFIIPLAVQWWSSWYPGAEPGGGGYIAQRMLAAKDENHAIGATFFFNIMHYALRPWPWILVALASLVVYPDIASIQEAFPNIAEDKLGHDLAYSAMLTKLPSGLLGVVLASLIAAYMSTISTQLNWGSSYIVFDFYKQQVNPNATEKQMVAVGRISTVVLMILSAGLALALENALQIFDILLTFGAGTGLIFILRWFWWRINAWSEITAMFASGVISILLKTTALGSFLFAETTGVFPDWYEYPFVVVLTSAIWLTATFMTQPESKETLRSFYKRIQPGGPGWSKVVDDAKADGEKIKKDNEKWSVPQGISAMLLGCVLIYTIMFATGYWIYGRTEAALLLTGIAVVAGFLLIRAWNKMKENIL